CGCCAGTACCCAGGAATGTTTCTCGTCGATCTGAAAAGAAGCCCTAACCGAGGGCTCATCGAGCAACTGATACATGAACTCAAATGGGAAATAGCTCTTGCCCTCACGGTCAGCTTTTTCCCAGATCTGTAGGATCTCTTTCTCAATCGCACGAAACGCAGCATCCTCTGGGATGCATGTATCGGTCACGCGGTTCATGCCCCGATCGTGGAGCTTAACCTCATCCTCAGATGAGAGCTGTCTGTAGTGCGGGATGCGCTCATAGTGGTTGTGGGCTACTGCGTTGAAGATATCCTCTTCTAGATTAGCGCCGGTGCAGCAGATCGCCTGAACCTTATCTCTACGAATCATCTCGGCCAGGCTAATTCCTAGCTCAGCGGTGCTCATGGCACCGGCGAGCGTTATCATCATCTTATTGCCCTGTTTAAGGTGCGTAACATAGGCCTCAGCCGCGTCAACACATACCGCTGCGTTAAAGTGCCTAAAGTGCTGCTGCATAAACTGTTTGATGCTCATAATTATGATACTCCCTGGCTCAATTTAAACGTTTCCCGAAACGGCATAACTGAACTGTTCGGCGACTCCCACAATAGATAGGTGTATCCGCTCAAGCTCTCTTTATAGCGTTGCATGAACTTTGCAGACTCCTCTGCGCTCATATCGCCCTGACGTACCGCACGATCTATTAAGCCGTGGATCCCATAGAGCAGATCTTCCTGAGTATACTGTACGTAACCTAGCACCTCCTTAATCGTGTCTCCCTCTACGATGCTCGTGATGCGTGGGCGACCGTTCTCATCAACCTCGACATGGACCGCGTTCGTATCTCCGAAAAGGTTATGAAGGTTTCCGAGGCACTCCTGATAGGCGCCGACCAGGAACATCCCTATGTAGTAGGGTTGATCGCCCTTGTATGGATGGAGATCGATATAGCGCTGGATCCCTTTAAGATCTATGAACTTATCGATCTTCCCATCGCTATCACAGGTCAGGTCTGCAATCACTGCCCGCCTAGTTGGTTGCGTCTCTAGGCGGTGAATAGGCATGATTGGAAAGAGTTGCTCAATTGCCCAGTGGTCGAGCATCGATTGAAATACAGAGAAGTTACAGAAATAGGTGTCCTTAAGCATGCCCTCAAGTACATCAAAGTCCTCAGGGACGTGCTTCATGCTGTTTTTAAGCGCACTGATGCGGGTAAAGAGAAAACGTAACGTTCTCTCTGCAAAGGCGCGCTCCTCAAGTGACAGATTTCCCTGCACAAACATCTGCAGGAACTCCTCTCTAAGCGCCAATGCATCGCTAAATACCTCATGGCAGTTCTTCAGGTTAAGGTCTTTATAAAGGGTAACTAGATCTTGGATCTTATCGTTTTTTGATGGGGCCTGCTCAATAGCGACAGGGGGCTCCGGCACCTCTGCAACGTCGAGCACCTCAGTAACGAGGACCGCATGGTGGGCCACTAGAGCGCGGCCTGATTCGCTGATGATAGTTGGATGAGGGATCTTAAGCTCATCGCATACTG
This is a stretch of genomic DNA from Pseudomonadota bacterium. It encodes these proteins:
- a CDS encoding deoxyhypusine synthase family protein, producing the protein MSIKQFMQQHFRHFNAAVCVDAAEAYVTHLKQGNKMMITLAGAMSTAELGISLAEMIRRDKVQAICCTGANLEEDIFNAVAHNHYERIPHYRQLSSEDEVKLHDRGMNRVTDTCIPEDAAFRAIEKEILQIWEKADREGKSYFPFEFMYQLLDEPSVRASFQIDEKHSWVLAAKEKNIPIFSPGWEDSTLANIFVSHVVSGDIKRYSVVKSGVEQMGFLIEWYLENSAQASIGFFQVGGGIAGDFPICVVPLIHQDLQRECPKWGYFCQISDSTTSFGSYSGAVPNEKITWGKLGIETPRFVIESDASIVAPLVFAYILES
- the speA gene encoding biosynthetic arginine decarboxylase, with the translated sequence MEHWNVQKSAELYRIDGWGAGYFKVNESGNVSVTPDKDSPALDLCHIVDELVRRGIKPPHLIRFDGILRQRAQGIYESFDKAIAEFEYKGKYILTYPVKVNQQRQVVESVRKAANGRGIGLEVGSKPELLAVLSMHNAPKGLLLCNGYKDYQFIELALMSSKLGLRPIVTVEQFYELDTIIRASEATGVIPEIGLRMNPTSRGAGRWAASAGENAKFGLALYEIIEAVKQLKARGMEGCVKLLHFHMGSQITSINAIKKVLKEAVRVYTELYKLCPEIEFLDVGGGLGVDYDGSCTNFDSSMNYTTEQYARDIVWEISSVCDELKIPHPTIISESGRALVAHHAVLVTEVLDVAEVPEPPVAIEQAPSKNDKIQDLVTLYKDLNLKNCHEVFSDALALREEFLQMFVQGNLSLEERAFAERTLRFLFTRISALKNSMKHVPEDFDVLEGMLKDTYFCNFSVFQSMLDHWAIEQLFPIMPIHRLETQPTRRAVIADLTCDSDGKIDKFIDLKGIQRYIDLHPYKGDQPYYIGMFLVGAYQECLGNLHNLFGDTNAVHVEVDENGRPRITSIVEGDTIKEVLGYVQYTQEDLLYGIHGLIDRAVRQGDMSAEESAKFMQRYKESLSGYTYLLWESPNSSVMPFRETFKLSQGVS